One genomic region from Thermodesulfobacteriota bacterium encodes:
- a CDS encoding AAA family ATPase — protein MIKIENGIESGFPVRAKLIGYAGRLLGRHNLTARFLEFVLSLLSIEARRSLVEYLYIEKCTRGHSDLYEERIEDLSEAGSLAPYIIRDVDSHKIKIKEGNLEKFLGRLWDDEHGTAGDLAGDLFAREVSNLKSLFQLNEDETEILFLLYCYTQYEAFDNLCDGYKLPEYLKFISAVTGIPLTRVTKALGRKGRLIQAGVIEDTSVKHAPYYSLSNEIVEYLSGMTDVPLAEKYCRKDTGTTYPIGSFNISEPRINIIRSLLSSTKPCHILLYGEAGTGKTEFARAVVAGCRKQAFFVQYGEDGDVSDRRLALHAATATVLPDRGVLIVDEADTLLNTRYMFLTTRDTVEKGWLNDFFDHVRARVIWITNERRFMETSLLRRFSYSLHFKKFTGRERENVWINLTAKHPLRRFLTGDVIRKLAAKYEVNAAGIASALDAAKSILPPKNANEKAVRGMLEELLTRHEELIGQGFKRPLNPLTDRYDISALNVDVEINLLLQAARAFAGRDSEKAQEERGSLNLLFWGRPGTGKTEFVKYLAAELGMRLIIKRASELVSMWVGETEKNIRDAFDEAEREKAVLFLDEADSFFINRESAHRSWEVSQTNELLTQMENYRGILICCTNLLYNLDKAAMRRFQWKVEFKPLAREGKISLYQKYFGTVRGRLMPKQKDRIIGINSLTPGDIKAVWQRYRFSSEKDVSHDDILGAIEKEVEYRGESPKPKIGFGR, from the coding sequence ATGATCAAAATAGAAAACGGGATAGAATCGGGGTTCCCCGTCCGGGCCAAGTTGATTGGATACGCCGGCAGGTTGCTGGGGAGGCATAACCTTACAGCGAGATTCCTGGAGTTTGTGCTCTCTCTGCTCAGCATAGAGGCAAGGCGCAGTCTCGTGGAATACCTGTATATAGAAAAGTGCACAAGAGGCCACTCAGATTTGTACGAGGAACGTATCGAAGATTTGTCCGAGGCGGGCAGCCTGGCACCCTATATTATCAGGGACGTAGATAGCCATAAGATAAAAATCAAGGAAGGGAATTTGGAGAAATTTCTTGGCCGGTTGTGGGACGACGAACATGGAACCGCCGGGGACCTTGCCGGCGATCTCTTTGCAAGGGAGGTCTCGAATCTCAAGAGCCTGTTCCAACTCAACGAAGATGAGACCGAGATACTTTTTCTTCTTTATTGCTATACACAGTATGAGGCCTTTGACAATCTTTGCGATGGCTACAAACTGCCTGAGTACCTTAAGTTTATCTCTGCCGTCACAGGCATCCCGCTCACGAGGGTGACTAAGGCGCTGGGAAGGAAAGGCAGACTCATCCAGGCCGGGGTGATTGAGGATACCAGCGTAAAACATGCCCCGTACTATTCATTATCTAATGAGATTGTCGAATATCTGTCCGGCATGACGGACGTGCCTCTGGCCGAAAAATACTGCCGGAAGGATACGGGGACCACGTATCCTATCGGGAGCTTTAATATATCCGAACCCAGGATAAATATCATACGTTCGCTTCTCTCTTCTACCAAGCCGTGCCATATCCTGCTTTATGGAGAGGCAGGAACCGGAAAAACGGAATTTGCCAGGGCAGTGGTTGCTGGCTGCAGAAAACAGGCCTTTTTTGTCCAGTATGGAGAAGACGGCGATGTTTCTGACAGACGGCTGGCCCTGCATGCGGCTACGGCGACAGTGCTGCCGGACCGGGGCGTGCTGATCGTGGATGAGGCGGATACACTCCTCAATACCCGGTATATGTTCCTAACGACCCGTGATACCGTGGAAAAGGGCTGGCTGAATGATTTCTTTGATCACGTCAGGGCAAGGGTTATCTGGATTACGAACGAGAGGCGTTTTATGGAGACGTCCCTTCTAAGACGTTTCTCGTATAGCCTCCACTTTAAAAAGTTTACCGGCCGTGAGAGGGAGAATGTCTGGATCAATCTCACAGCAAAGCATCCCTTAAGGCGGTTTCTCACCGGAGATGTTATCCGCAAACTGGCGGCAAAGTACGAGGTCAATGCCGCCGGTATCGCCTCTGCCCTGGATGCCGCAAAATCCATCCTGCCGCCGAAAAACGCAAATGAAAAGGCCGTCCGGGGGATGCTGGAAGAGTTGCTCACCAGGCATGAGGAACTCATAGGTCAGGGATTCAAGCGGCCGCTTAATCCACTGACGGATCGTTACGACATAAGCGCTCTTAATGTGGATGTGGAGATCAATCTGCTGTTACAGGCCGCGCGTGCCTTTGCCGGACGGGATAGTGAGAAAGCTCAGGAAGAAAGGGGTTCGCTGAATCTCCTTTTCTGGGGCAGGCCCGGCACGGGAAAGACCGAGTTTGTCAAATATCTGGCGGCTGAACTCGGTATGCGTCTGATTATAAAGCGGGCCTCTGAACTCGTCAGTATGTGGGTGGGAGAGACAGAGAAAAACATACGCGATGCCTTTGATGAGGCCGAACGCGAGAAGGCCGTGCTCTTTCTGGATGAGGCGGACTCCTTTTTCATCAACCGGGAGAGCGCCCACCGCTCCTGGGAAGTGAGCCAGACAAATGAACTTTTGACCCAGATGGAGAATTACCGGGGCATTCTGATATGCTGCACCAATCTGCTTTACAACCTGGATAAGGCCGCCATGCGGCGCTTTCAGTGGAAGGTGGAGTTCAAGCCCTTAGCCAGAGAAGGCAAGATAAGTCTGTATCAGAAGTATTTCGGGACAGTGCGAGGGAGGCTTATGCCTAAGCAGAAAGACCGTATTATAGGCATAAACAGCCTCACTCCGGGAGACATAAAGGCCGTGTGGCAGCGGTATAGATTTTCGTCCGAAAAAGACGTAAGTCACGACGATATTCTCGGGGCCATTGAGAAAGAAGTCGAATACAGGGGGGAAAGCCCTAAACCCAAGATAGGGTTCGGGCGGTAG
- a CDS encoding WYL domain-containing protein — protein MTKFKPQHQRLLFIDAEVRKGAYPNCSTLAERWETSTKTIQRDIDYLKWQMEAPIAYEPARRGYYYTEKTYRLPAIDINESDLFAIYIAEKALKQYENTPIYRKLVSVFEKIENLLPGKVSIRPAWVDNRFSVFCDQMTRIDPAIWDTVFTALREQRGLKIHHRAPGYEKPLPREIDPYHVVSYQGEWYVVGFCHYKEEVRTFGMSRIKKADILERQFEIPTGFDFEKLAGSHFGIIWGDTEYKVRIWFSADHAPYVKERDWHPTQTIRENKDGSIVLSFKTNHLFEVKRWALSWGAGARVLGPKELVEEMKGEIGSAARYYK, from the coding sequence ATGACCAAATTTAAACCTCAGCACCAGAGATTACTCTTTATTGACGCGGAGGTCCGCAAAGGGGCGTATCCGAATTGCAGCACCCTGGCGGAGAGATGGGAGACGAGCACCAAGACCATTCAGAGGGACATAGACTATCTCAAATGGCAGATGGAAGCGCCTATAGCCTACGAACCGGCCAGGCGCGGTTATTACTACACGGAGAAGACTTACCGGCTGCCCGCCATAGACATAAATGAGAGCGACCTCTTTGCCATATACATCGCGGAAAAGGCGCTCAAGCAATACGAAAATACCCCGATATACCGGAAGCTCGTCTCGGTATTCGAGAAGATAGAAAATCTGCTGCCGGGAAAGGTCTCTATCCGTCCCGCCTGGGTTGACAACCGGTTCTCGGTCTTCTGCGACCAGATGACGAGGATCGATCCGGCCATCTGGGACACCGTGTTTACCGCACTCCGGGAACAAAGGGGCCTTAAGATACATCACCGCGCTCCGGGGTATGAGAAACCCCTGCCGCGGGAAATCGATCCTTATCATGTGGTAAGCTATCAGGGCGAATGGTATGTGGTTGGCTTCTGCCATTACAAGGAGGAGGTGCGCACCTTCGGTATGTCGCGTATCAAAAAGGCGGACATACTTGAGCGGCAGTTTGAAATCCCTACGGGCTTTGATTTTGAAAAACTCGCCGGAAGCCACTTCGGCATAATCTGGGGAGATACAGAGTATAAGGTCAGGATTTGGTTCTCGGCCGACCATGCGCCTTACGTCAAGGAAAGGGACTGGCATCCCACGCAGACCATCAGGGAAAATAAAGACGGCAGCATTGTCCTCTCTTTTAAAACCAACCACCTCTTTGAGGTGAAACGCTGGGCGCTCTCCTGGGGCGCCGGGGCCAGGGTGCTGGGGCCGAAGGAGTTGGTAGAGGAGATGAAGGGGGAGATTGGGTCTGCTGCGAGATATTACAAGTAA
- a CDS encoding M48 family metalloprotease has product MRIITILTVLALILESLMWPAAANAGVFNAAGFSPDEERALGKKFLLMVESQLPLISDPDVVSYVERVGRKILAQAGPQFFDYKFYVIRDEALNAFAAPSGLVFVHSGMLEAMDDESELAGILAHEIAHVVARHIARRIERTQKLSIITMVGVLAGVFLGGGGKAAEAVASGALATTSALSLKYSREDEEEADRMGFKWVQSAGYDVRGMISTFKKIRRYRFLGSPAIPSYMTTHPALEERIGYLEDLILARPTPMVKEDTAELRRCQVYLSLAMKSPAQLREKWEAELKKNPEDSYCYYGIALTYQAEKQYGQANRYLDRAASLGVSGSVLQGERGINAFAEGRLSEALVLLKQSVEDDPAVARFRLYLARTYKELGQVEEAVRSLERIGQDFPDYAESYYHLGLIYGGRKENGLAQYNLGMYYKLTGEHQSAVTHLKQALQDKALSPGKRKVIQEILEDMKDVPQ; this is encoded by the coding sequence TTGCGCATTATTACCATACTCACAGTCTTAGCATTAATCCTGGAATCGCTTATGTGGCCGGCCGCAGCCAATGCCGGGGTTTTTAATGCAGCCGGTTTCTCTCCTGACGAAGAGAGGGCCCTGGGAAAAAAATTTCTGCTGATGGTAGAATCGCAGCTGCCATTAATCTCCGACCCGGACGTGGTATCTTACGTAGAAAGAGTGGGGCGAAAGATATTGGCGCAGGCCGGGCCGCAGTTCTTTGATTATAAGTTTTATGTCATTCGCGATGAGGCATTAAATGCCTTTGCCGCGCCTTCGGGCCTGGTCTTTGTCCACAGCGGCATGCTGGAGGCCATGGATGACGAGAGTGAGTTGGCCGGTATTCTGGCCCATGAAATCGCTCACGTAGTGGCCCGGCACATCGCCCGCCGGATAGAGCGCACGCAGAAATTAAGCATTATCACCATGGTCGGAGTCCTGGCCGGTGTCTTTTTAGGGGGGGGCGGCAAGGCGGCAGAGGCCGTGGCCAGCGGGGCATTGGCTACGACGAGCGCCCTTTCCCTGAAATACAGCCGCGAAGATGAGGAAGAGGCGGACCGCATGGGCTTCAAGTGGGTTCAGAGTGCGGGTTACGACGTGCGGGGTATGATAAGCACCTTTAAAAAGATCCGGCGTTATCGCTTTCTGGGTTCCCCCGCTATTCCATCGTATATGACTACCCATCCGGCCCTGGAAGAACGCATCGGCTATCTGGAAGACCTTATCCTGGCCCGACCGACTCCTATGGTAAAAGAAGATACGGCAGAACTCCGCCGCTGTCAGGTGTACCTCTCCCTGGCTATGAAAAGCCCGGCCCAACTTCGGGAAAAATGGGAGGCTGAACTCAAGAAAAATCCTGAAGATTCCTATTGCTACTACGGCATAGCCCTTACTTACCAGGCTGAAAAGCAATACGGACAGGCCAACCGCTACCTCGACCGGGCCGCTTCTCTGGGAGTCTCCGGATCCGTCCTGCAAGGCGAAAGAGGCATCAACGCCTTTGCTGAGGGCAGGCTATCGGAGGCACTGGTCCTCCTTAAACAGTCCGTGGAAGATGATCCGGCCGTGGCCCGATTCCGGCTATATCTGGCCAGGACATATAAAGAGCTGGGGCAGGTCGAAGAGGCCGTGCGCAGCCTGGAAAGGATCGGGCAGGACTTCCCGGATTATGCGGAGTCTTATTATCATCTCGGCCTCATCTATGGAGGGCGAAAGGAAAACGGCCTGGCCCAGTATAATCTGGGGATGTACTATAAATTGACAGGCGAACACCAGAGCGCTGTAACCCACCTGAAACAGGCCCTGCAGGACAAGGCCCTATCACCGGGAAAGAGAAAAGTGATTCAGGAAATCCTGGAGGACATGAAGGACGTGCCTCAATAA
- the gpmI gene encoding 2,3-bisphosphoglycerate-independent phosphoglycerate mutase, which produces MRPRPVLLIILDGWGYSKHTEGNAIYLARTPNMDDWSRRHPLTFLEASGEAVGLPEGQMGNSEVGHLNIGAGRIVYQELTRINRAIRSGDFFKVETFITLMDKVGKNAGALHLLGLVSDGGVHSDLPHLFALIEMAKRHGLKDVYIHAFMDGRDTPPQSGKDYIGRVTDFLSRTGVGKIATICGRYYAMDRDNRWERVEKAYRALVRGEGAMSYDPVQAVSEAYERGETDEFILPIVIADAGNPLPRISEGDGVIFFNFRADRAREITRAFTQEGFSAFDVQARPKLAGYVTMTEYDAHFHLPVAFPPQHLFHILGEEISRHGLRQLRIAETEKYAHVTYFFNGGEETPFKNEDRCLVPSPKEVPTYDFKPEMSAHQVTEEVIRRIKTGEYDLIVLNYANPDMVGHTGILKAAIRACEAVDLCLGKVVNTFLEESGGAVIITADHGNAEEMIDPGNGSPHTAHTANLVPFILIDGQKTGQNLRRGILADIAPTILSIQGLPVPEEMTGTPLFASG; this is translated from the coding sequence ATGAGGCCGCGGCCGGTCTTGCTGATAATCCTGGACGGGTGGGGCTACAGCAAACATACAGAAGGCAACGCCATCTATCTGGCCAGGACGCCAAACATGGATGACTGGTCAAGGAGGCACCCCCTTACATTCCTTGAGGCTTCCGGCGAGGCCGTGGGATTGCCGGAAGGCCAGATGGGAAACTCGGAGGTAGGACACCTGAATATCGGCGCAGGCCGCATCGTTTATCAAGAGCTGACACGCATCAACCGGGCCATAAGGTCCGGTGATTTCTTTAAGGTTGAGACTTTTATTACCCTTATGGATAAAGTGGGCAAAAATGCCGGGGCCTTGCATCTGTTGGGCCTGGTCTCTGACGGGGGGGTGCACAGCGATCTGCCGCATCTTTTTGCCCTGATAGAAATGGCCAAAAGACACGGGCTGAAGGACGTTTATATACATGCCTTCATGGACGGCCGCGATACCCCGCCCCAAAGCGGTAAGGACTACATAGGCCGGGTAACAGACTTTCTTTCCCGCACAGGAGTAGGTAAGATAGCCACTATCTGCGGCCGGTACTATGCCATGGACCGGGACAATCGCTGGGAGCGCGTGGAGAAGGCCTATCGGGCCCTGGTCAGGGGCGAAGGCGCCATGTCCTATGATCCCGTACAGGCGGTATCGGAGGCGTATGAGCGGGGCGAGACAGATGAGTTTATCCTCCCTATTGTGATAGCCGATGCTGGGAATCCCCTCCCGCGCATCAGCGAGGGAGACGGGGTGATATTCTTCAACTTTCGGGCCGACCGGGCCAGGGAAATCACCCGCGCCTTCACCCAGGAGGGATTTTCGGCCTTTGATGTGCAAGCCAGGCCCAAACTGGCCGGCTATGTGACCATGACCGAATACGATGCCCATTTTCATCTTCCCGTGGCCTTCCCGCCACAACACCTGTTCCACATTCTCGGCGAAGAAATAAGCCGGCATGGCCTTAGACAGCTTCGCATAGCCGAGACGGAAAAATATGCCCATGTCACCTACTTTTTTAACGGCGGGGAAGAGACTCCGTTTAAGAACGAAGACCGGTGCCTTGTTCCCTCTCCCAAAGAGGTGCCTACATACGATTTTAAACCGGAGATGAGCGCCCATCAGGTAACAGAAGAGGTCATAAGGCGCATCAAGACCGGAGAATACGATTTAATTGTACTCAATTATGCCAACCCGGACATGGTAGGACATACCGGCATACTGAAGGCCGCCATCCGGGCCTGTGAAGCGGTTGATCTCTGCCTCGGAAAAGTAGTCAACACATTTTTGGAGGAAAGCGGCGGGGCGGTGATTATCACGGCGGATCATGGCAATGCCGAAGAGATGATCGATCCTGGAAACGGAAGCCCGCATACCGCCCACACCGCCAATCTGGTGCCGTTCATACTTATCGACGGGCAGAAGACAGGGCAAAACCTTCGCCGGGGTATCCTGGCCGATATTGCACCGACTATTCTCAGCATTCAGGGGCTGCCTGTTCCTGAGGAAATGACCGGGACGCCATTGTTCGCCTCCGGATAG
- the rsfS gene encoding ribosome silencing factor, which translates to MLSKKQKKLPMASKEKALICARAALDKKAEDLQILDVRAVSSFSDYFIICSGHSTRHVQGIVQAIEESLRPQKIYPKGIEGLGTGQWVLMDYNDVVIHVFYAPIREFYDLESLWSEAKIVGLKESK; encoded by the coding sequence ATGCTAAGTAAGAAGCAAAAAAAACTCCCTATGGCCTCAAAAGAAAAGGCCCTGATCTGTGCCCGGGCGGCCCTGGACAAGAAGGCGGAGGATTTACAGATTCTGGACGTCCGCGCCGTATCCTCTTTTTCCGATTATTTTATAATCTGCAGCGGCCATTCCACGCGTCATGTCCAGGGCATTGTGCAGGCCATTGAAGAATCTCTCCGTCCTCAGAAGATTTATCCCAAGGGCATTGAAGGCCTGGGCACGGGCCAGTGGGTGCTCATGGACTATAATGACGTGGTCATACATGTGTTTTATGCCCCCATCAGGGAGTTTTATGACCTGGAAAGCCTCTGGAGTGAGGCCAAAATCGTAGGACTAAAGGAGTCAAAATGA
- the nadD gene encoding nicotinate-nucleotide adenylyltransferase codes for MRIGIFGGAFDPIHYGHLRVAEEVYESLDLERVFFLPTATPPHKTAGRITSFAHRIKMVQLAIDGVDHFLVSDIEKEIPGHSYSIETLRRLHAAFEPGTGFYFIIGLDAFVELPTWKEYRQLPSYANFVVVDRPGYSKAELEAVLDQYFPGYTYDDNRKEYLLTGQYSVFYRKTTLFGISSTAVRRAVAEGHSIRFLAPPAVEKYIYQERLYAK; via the coding sequence ATGCGGATCGGGATATTCGGAGGGGCCTTTGACCCCATTCATTATGGCCACCTGCGGGTGGCAGAAGAGGTCTATGAATCTCTGGACTTAGAGAGGGTTTTTTTTCTTCCTACTGCCACGCCTCCGCATAAGACCGCCGGGAGGATAACCTCGTTTGCCCACCGGATCAAGATGGTTCAATTGGCCATAGATGGTGTTGATCATTTTTTGGTCTCGGATATCGAAAAGGAGATACCGGGTCATTCCTATTCGATAGAGACCTTACGCCGTCTTCATGCCGCATTTGAGCCAGGTACAGGATTTTACTTTATCATCGGCCTGGACGCCTTTGTTGAACTGCCCACGTGGAAGGAATACAGGCAACTCCCATCCTATGCTAATTTTGTAGTGGTGGACAGGCCGGGTTACAGCAAGGCAGAACTAGAAGCGGTTCTGGATCAGTATTTCCCCGGTTATACTTATGATGATAACAGGAAAGAATATCTCCTCACCGGACAATATTCTGTCTTTTATAGGAAAACAACACTCTTTGGCATCTCATCTACGGCTGTCCGCCGGGCAGTTGCAGAAGGACACTCCATTCGTTTCCTGGCGCCCCCGGCAGTAGAAAAATACATTTATCAGGAAAGGCTTTATGCTAAGTAA
- a CDS encoding glutamate-5-semialdehyde dehydrogenase → MDIKKLMLDMAKAARDAGRVVAKLPTDTKNNILLSMAEELVKQTKEIQKANEKDLRAAKKKGLSAAFVDRLNLTNKVIKAMADGLAEVAALPDPVGEVLRMWRRPNGLQVGRMRIPLGVIGMIYESRPNVTVDAAALCLKAGNAILLRGGSEAIHSNLVLAGVSQKSLGNFKVPGEAIQVIPVTDREAVKEMLLLEEHIDLIIPRGGESLIRFVAENSRIPVLKHYKGVCHIFVDESADIEIARRVCYNAKVQRPGVCNAMETMLVHEKITRDFLPAMAGDFAKAGVELRGCPKTRKILPQAVPATEEDWPAEYLDLILAVRVVKDMDEAIRHIARYGSNHTEAIITSDYGRARKFLNDVDSSVVLVNASTRFNDGGQLGLGAEIGISTSKLHAFGPMGLEELTGTKFIVFGDGQVRT, encoded by the coding sequence TTGGATATCAAAAAACTGATGCTGGATATGGCCAAAGCGGCCAGAGATGCCGGCCGGGTGGTGGCCAAGCTGCCCACAGATACCAAAAATAATATCCTTCTCTCTATGGCTGAGGAGTTGGTAAAACAAACCAAAGAGATACAAAAAGCCAACGAAAAGGACCTCCGGGCGGCAAAGAAAAAAGGGCTTTCCGCCGCCTTTGTCGACCGTCTGAACTTAACAAACAAGGTCATAAAGGCCATGGCCGACGGCTTGGCGGAAGTGGCCGCCTTGCCGGACCCGGTCGGGGAGGTGCTCAGGATGTGGAGGCGCCCCAACGGGCTTCAGGTGGGACGGATGCGCATACCCCTGGGCGTGATAGGTATGATCTATGAATCCAGACCGAACGTTACTGTAGATGCGGCGGCGCTTTGCCTGAAGGCAGGAAATGCCATCCTGCTGCGGGGTGGTTCGGAGGCTATTCATTCCAATCTGGTCCTGGCCGGGGTGTCACAGAAGTCGCTGGGGAATTTTAAAGTCCCCGGGGAGGCTATTCAGGTAATACCGGTCACCGACCGGGAGGCCGTAAAAGAGATGCTGCTGCTGGAAGAACATATTGATCTGATAATTCCACGCGGCGGTGAAAGTCTTATTCGGTTTGTGGCTGAAAATTCCCGCATCCCGGTGCTTAAACACTACAAGGGCGTCTGTCACATATTCGTGGATGAGAGTGCGGACATCGAAATAGCCAGACGAGTATGCTACAATGCCAAGGTGCAGAGGCCCGGGGTTTGTAACGCCATGGAGACCATGCTGGTCCATGAAAAAATAACCCGGGACTTTCTCCCGGCCATGGCCGGGGACTTTGCTAAGGCCGGGGTTGAGCTGCGCGGCTGTCCAAAGACCCGCAAGATATTGCCCCAGGCCGTCCCTGCTACGGAAGAGGATTGGCCGGCCGAGTATCTGGATTTGATACTGGCCGTCCGGGTAGTAAAGGACATGGATGAGGCCATACGGCACATCGCCCGTTACGGCTCCAATCATACCGAGGCCATAATAACCTCGGACTATGGCCGGGCCAGGAAGTTTTTAAACGATGTAGATTCATCCGTAGTCCTGGTCAATGCCTCGACCCGCTTTAACGACGGCGGACAGCTGGGGCTCGGGGCGGAAATAGGCATCAGCACCTCTAAACTGCATGCCTTTGGGCCGATGGGCCTGGAAGAGTTGACCGGCACAAAATTCATTGTCTTTGGAGATGGCCAGGTTCGGACTTAG
- the proB gene encoding glutamate 5-kinase, translating into MRLAVLREARRIVVKVGSAVLTAEEGLNREIIENLSAELSRFKREQFDIVLVSSGAIASGLKKIGLLLPPRSIPEKQAVAAVGQSSLILAYEEAFDRYGEKVAQILLTREDLSSRRRYLNARNTIFTLLNWGIIPIINENDTVAVEEIKFGDNDMLAALIASLVEADLLICLTDIDALYDSDPRVNPGARRLSLVENITGQIEKMASGIPGSMGRGGMLSKVKAAKMVSSQGIPTIIANGKVPYILEKIFAGEDYGTLFQPHGQRMTSRKYWIAFTLNPKGILVVDDGAKKAITVNGKSLLPSGITEIKGNFDVGAPIHCVDQTGTAFAAGLVNYASAEIEKIKGHKTQEIAAILGHKDYDEVIHRDNLVILPQS; encoded by the coding sequence ATCAGGCTTGCTGTTCTAAGGGAGGCCCGGCGCATAGTAGTTAAGGTCGGCAGCGCCGTCCTCACCGCTGAAGAGGGATTGAACCGGGAGATCATCGAAAATCTGAGCGCCGAACTTTCCCGCTTTAAACGGGAACAATTCGACATTGTCCTGGTCTCTTCCGGGGCTATCGCCTCCGGCCTGAAAAAAATTGGCCTTCTCCTGCCGCCCCGATCAATACCTGAGAAGCAGGCCGTAGCGGCAGTCGGCCAGAGTAGTCTGATCCTGGCCTATGAAGAGGCCTTTGATCGCTATGGAGAAAAGGTGGCGCAGATACTGTTGACACGAGAGGATTTATCCAGCCGGAGAAGATACCTGAACGCCAGAAATACTATATTTACTTTGCTAAACTGGGGTATAATTCCTATTATAAATGAGAATGACACGGTGGCTGTGGAGGAGATAAAATTTGGCGATAACGATATGCTGGCTGCCCTGATCGCCAGTTTAGTAGAGGCAGACCTTTTGATCTGTCTTACAGACATAGACGCCCTGTATGACTCAGACCCACGCGTTAATCCCGGCGCTCGAAGGTTGTCTCTGGTAGAAAATATTACCGGCCAGATTGAAAAAATGGCCAGCGGTATCCCCGGGTCTATGGGACGCGGGGGAATGCTCAGCAAAGTTAAGGCTGCAAAGATGGTATCGTCCCAGGGTATTCCAACTATTATCGCCAATGGCAAGGTCCCCTACATCCTGGAAAAGATCTTCGCCGGTGAGGACTATGGCACCCTCTTCCAACCGCACGGGCAGAGGATGACCAGCCGCAAGTACTGGATAGCCTTTACCCTTAACCCCAAGGGGATTCTAGTAGTCGATGACGGGGCCAAAAAGGCTATCACGGTAAACGGTAAAAGTCTGCTGCCCTCGGGAATTACAGAGATTAAGGGTAATTTTGACGTGGGGGCCCCGATCCACTGTGTGGATCAAACCGGAACGGCCTTTGCGGCCGGCCTGGTAAATTATGCCTCTGCGGAGATTGAGAAGATTAAAGGGCATAAGACCCAGGAGATTGCCGCTATCTTAGGGCACAAGGACTACGATGAGGTTATACACCGGGATAACCTGGTTATTTTGCCGCAGAGCTGA
- the obgE gene encoding GTPase ObgE, translating into MKFVDEAKIFIKAGDGGRGCVSFRREKYIPRGGPNGGDGGKGGDVIFIATNRLHSLLDFKFHQHFKAKKGEHGKGSDKHGKNGADCLVYVPVGTILKELQTREILADLTTDGERFVVARGGIGGLGNARFASSTRQAPRYAQPGQPGEEKQILLDLKLLADVGLIGAPNAGKSTLLSKLTSAKPKIADYPFTTLIPNLGVVESEDYHPFVVADIPGLIEGAHAGLGLGMRFLRHIERTKLLVHVIDASLGPEETIKNWQKINTELSAYGPALAEKTQVVTLNKIDLIMEDDKLKAVKAAFLEKGCPVYFISAAIGKGVEELKEALARRLQQDEYERKD; encoded by the coding sequence ATGAAATTTGTCGATGAGGCTAAAATCTTCATCAAAGCAGGGGATGGAGGCCGCGGTTGCGTAAGTTTTCGGCGTGAGAAGTACATCCCTAGAGGCGGTCCAAACGGCGGTGACGGCGGCAAGGGCGGCGACGTCATCTTTATAGCCACAAACAGGCTGCACAGCCTTCTCGATTTTAAATTCCACCAACATTTCAAGGCAAAAAAAGGGGAACATGGCAAGGGCAGTGATAAGCACGGCAAAAACGGTGCGGATTGCCTGGTTTATGTCCCCGTGGGGACAATCCTCAAAGAACTGCAAACGCGAGAGATTCTAGCAGACCTGACAACAGACGGCGAACGGTTTGTTGTTGCCCGTGGCGGTATCGGGGGGTTAGGAAATGCCCGGTTTGCCTCGTCGACCCGACAAGCTCCCAGATATGCACAACCCGGCCAACCGGGTGAAGAAAAGCAGATTCTCCTCGACCTGAAACTCTTAGCCGATGTAGGGCTTATTGGTGCGCCGAACGCCGGTAAATCCACACTTCTATCAAAACTAACCTCAGCTAAACCCAAGATAGCGGATTATCCATTTACTACCCTGATACCGAATTTGGGTGTGGTCGAATCTGAAGACTATCATCCGTTTGTGGTCGCCGACATCCCTGGGTTAATCGAGGGAGCCCATGCCGGGCTGGGGCTTGGTATGCGCTTCCTGCGCCACATAGAACGCACCAAGCTGTTGGTGCATGTTATCGATGCCTCTCTTGGTCCGGAGGAGACCATTAAAAACTGGCAGAAGATAAACACCGAGTTAAGCGCATATGGGCCCGCCCTGGCCGAAAAAACACAGGTGGTAACCTTAAATAAGATTGACCTTATAATGGAAGATGATAAACTTAAGGCCGTCAAGGCGGCCTTTCTGGAGAAGGGATGCCCTGTTTATTTTATCTCTGCTGCAATTGGTAAGGGAGTAGAAGAATTGAAAGAGGCGCTGGCGAGAAGACTACAGCAAGACGAATATGAAAGAAAAGATTGA